One Campylobacter massiliensis DNA window includes the following coding sequences:
- a CDS encoding flagellar basal body P-ring protein FlgI has product MKLAVCLLTIAISAFAAQIKDIANVVGVRENQLIGYGLVVGLNGSGDGSSSEFTIQSLSNMLQSVNVKIKPDDIKSKNTAAVMVIAKLPPFARQGDKLDVVISSIGDAKSLQGGTLLMTPLKGVDGDIYALAQGSLTIGGKTASRGGASKDGNHVTAGTIPSGAIVEREIAYDIYNQEAIFLSLKESNFDTASNIQRAVNLNLGGETATAIDSRTIKVLKPEGSNAVEFIAKVLNLDVDYKALDKIVIDERTGTIVSGINITVDPVVITHRDITIKIEPSSYGDMAANGQTIDLQDGAAVDPLTNMLKISGEKTTVASVARALSKMGATPSDIIAIMENLKRVGAIHVNLEII; this is encoded by the coding sequence ATGAAACTAGCGGTATGCTTGCTAACCATTGCCATATCGGCTTTTGCGGCGCAGATAAAAGACATCGCAAACGTCGTGGGCGTGAGGGAAAATCAGCTGATTGGATACGGCCTCGTAGTCGGTCTAAACGGCTCTGGCGACGGCAGTAGCTCGGAGTTTACGATCCAGTCTCTTTCAAATATGCTTCAAAGCGTGAACGTAAAAATCAAGCCAGACGACATCAAATCAAAAAATACCGCTGCGGTTATGGTTATCGCAAAGCTACCGCCGTTTGCTAGGCAGGGCGATAAGCTTGATGTCGTGATCTCATCTATTGGCGATGCAAAGAGCCTGCAGGGCGGAACGCTTTTGATGACTCCGCTTAAGGGCGTGGACGGTGACATTTACGCCCTAGCACAGGGCTCGCTAACTATAGGCGGTAAGACGGCGTCTCGCGGTGGAGCAAGCAAGGACGGCAACCACGTAACTGCAGGTACGATCCCAAGCGGCGCGATCGTGGAGCGCGAGATAGCGTATGATATCTATAATCAAGAAGCGATATTTTTAAGCCTTAAAGAGTCAAATTTCGACACCGCTTCAAATATCCAAAGAGCCGTAAATTTAAATCTAGGCGGCGAAACTGCGACGGCTATCGACTCTAGAACCATCAAAGTATTAAAACCGGAAGGCTCAAACGCGGTCGAGTTTATCGCTAAGGTATTAAATTTGGACGTGGATTATAAAGCGCTAGATAAAATCGTAATCGACGAGCGCACCGGCACGATAGTAAGCGGTATAAATATCACGGTCGATCCAGTCGTCATCACGCACAGAGATATCACGATAAAGATAGAACCTAGCTCGTATGGCGATATGGCTGCAAACGGGCAAACAATCGACTTGCAAGACGGCGCAGCGGTAGATCCGCTAACCAATATGCTAAAAATCAGCGGCGAAAAAACAACCGTAGCTAGCGTCGCAAGAGCGCTAAGTAAGATGGGCGCGACGCCTAGCGATATCATCGCGATAATGGAAAATCTAAAACGCGTGGGCGCCATACATGTAAATTTGGAGATAATATAA
- the flgK gene encoding flagellar hook-associated protein FlgK: MANIFSSLHIGVSGLDAAQTQITTTGHNITNADSEHYTRQRVVQSAREPFHDIPGDIGRGTQVDTVVRVHDEFTFARLRTSNINLESTEYKKQILEEISQRFPDLQSVGIGRDLQNYFNAWNNLASNPTEGSQKINLLNNANTLSTSINKASDMLTKIQKDVDSQIEVTVNEINKYAKQIAQINKEIVRVESVGNTRANDLRDKRDQLELAMSKLAGISVFKGELQGSNVDPTVTDVGTKHQINISGFNIVDGVTYHPLKIDKMNGRSDFKGVYFEREDGKKVDLNGRIQGGKLGSALDLRGRRMDDSGEFQDGTIQKYIDNLNTFAKGIINETNNIYARSAVENAVTDEIKDLSDSRTLMNFNNDIKHGSFDVVVYNNQGQEVARKTININASTSINDNTRGNSIVRDFNSDTDDNGDNNSLNDVDDYFRASYQYDAATGRGTFGVIPKRNAGEYSVAFIDKGTNFPGIIGLNRVFEGDKAKNMSVKSELMENPHKLKAYSNPTPGNNEVANDMVQLQYNKIVFYSNKHADKQESIEGYYRYITSDLASETQANNDLNDANTAIHKVAMSEHQSVSGVNLNEELTNLIRFQSSYGAAAKIITTVEKMLDTLLTVKQ; encoded by the coding sequence ATGGCTAATATTTTTTCGTCTTTACATATTGGAGTTAGCGGACTAGACGCCGCGCAAACGCAGATCACTACGACAGGACACAACATCACAAACGCCGATAGCGAGCACTACACCAGACAGCGCGTCGTGCAGTCTGCTAGAGAGCCTTTTCACGATATTCCTGGCGATATCGGCAGGGGTACACAGGTAGATACGGTCGTGCGCGTGCATGACGAATTTACATTCGCTAGGCTTCGCACTTCAAATATAAATTTAGAATCAACCGAATACAAAAAGCAAATTTTAGAGGAGATTTCGCAGCGCTTCCCTGATCTGCAAAGCGTTGGCATAGGCAGAGATTTGCAAAATTATTTCAATGCCTGGAACAATCTCGCTTCAAACCCGACCGAGGGCTCGCAAAAGATAAATTTGCTAAACAACGCTAACACGCTCTCGACTAGTATCAACAAAGCTAGCGACATGCTAACTAAGATCCAAAAGGACGTGGACTCGCAGATAGAAGTTACCGTAAATGAAATAAATAAATACGCCAAGCAAATCGCGCAGATAAACAAAGAGATCGTACGCGTCGAGTCCGTGGGCAACACTAGAGCAAACGATCTGCGCGACAAACGCGATCAACTCGAGCTTGCTATGTCAAAGCTTGCGGGTATAAGCGTATTTAAGGGCGAACTACAAGGCAGCAACGTCGATCCGACCGTAACGGACGTAGGCACGAAGCATCAGATAAATATCTCGGGATTTAATATAGTTGACGGCGTGACATACCACCCGCTAAAGATAGACAAAATGAACGGCAGAAGCGATTTTAAAGGCGTTTATTTTGAGAGAGAGGACGGCAAAAAGGTCGATCTAAACGGACGTATCCAGGGCGGTAAACTGGGCTCGGCCTTAGATCTACGCGGACGCAGGATGGATGATAGCGGAGAGTTTCAGGACGGAACGATACAAAAATACATCGACAACCTAAATACCTTCGCCAAAGGCATCATAAACGAGACAAACAACATCTACGCAAGATCGGCCGTAGAAAATGCCGTAACAGACGAGATAAAAGACCTAAGCGACTCTAGAACGCTGATGAATTTTAATAACGACATCAAGCACGGTAGCTTTGACGTCGTGGTTTATAACAACCAAGGCCAAGAGGTCGCTCGTAAAACGATAAACATAAACGCCTCGACTTCGATAAACGACAATACTCGCGGTAACTCTATCGTGAGAGATTTTAACTCAGACACCGACGATAACGGCGATAACAATTCGCTAAACGACGTGGATGATTATTTTCGGGCAAGCTATCAGTACGACGCGGCGACTGGCAGGGGAACGTTTGGCGTCATACCGAAAAGAAACGCCGGCGAATACAGCGTGGCTTTCATCGATAAAGGCACGAATTTCCCAGGCATCATTGGGCTAAATAGAGTATTTGAGGGCGACAAAGCCAAAAACATGAGCGTAAAAAGCGAGCTGATGGAAAATCCGCACAAGCTAAAAGCCTACTCAAATCCGACTCCGGGCAACAACGAAGTCGCAAACGATATGGTGCAGCTGCAATACAATAAAATCGTGTTTTACTCCAACAAACACGCGGATAAGCAGGAGAGTATCGAGGGCTACTACCGCTACATCACGTCCGATTTAGCTAGCGAGACGCAGGCAAACAACGACCTAAACGACGCAAACACCGCCATCCATAAGGTCGCGATGTCCGAACATCAGTCCGTTAGCGGCGTAAATTTAAACGAGGAGCTAACAAATCTCATACGATTTCAAAGCAGCTACGGCGCGGCGGCGAAAATCATCACGACCGTAGAAAAGATGCTCGATACCTTGCTAACCGTCAAACAATAA
- a CDS encoding TSUP family transporter — protein MDFDFGVTAYLIFFAAAFAAGFVDAIAGGGGLIALPTIMAMGVPPHVALATNKLQGTFGSFTAALNFARKGMINFREVFIGIVFTFIGACIGTVLILFLSAEFLRVIIPFCLIAIFIYTLLMPKVGDEDRAARMNARAFYVIFGLILGFYDGFFGPGAGSFWTFAMVALIGLNMKKAVAHTKILNFTSNIVSLAVFIAGGQILWAVGLLMGAGQVLGAYFGSNMVMKKDVKFVRVVFLAVVGATILKLVYDRFFA, from the coding sequence ATGGACTTTGACTTCGGCGTTACGGCGTATTTGATATTTTTCGCGGCGGCCTTTGCGGCTGGCTTCGTCGATGCCATCGCGGGCGGGGGCGGACTGATTGCGCTACCGACAATCATGGCTATGGGCGTACCGCCTCACGTGGCGCTAGCTACGAACAAGCTTCAGGGCACTTTCGGTAGCTTCACTGCGGCGCTAAATTTCGCCCGAAAAGGTATGATAAATTTCCGAGAAGTGTTTATCGGCATCGTTTTTACCTTTATCGGCGCGTGCATCGGCACGGTGCTTATACTGTTTTTGAGCGCCGAGTTTTTGCGCGTTATTATACCGTTTTGTTTGATAGCGATTTTCATCTATACGCTTTTGATGCCAAAGGTCGGCGACGAGGATAGAGCCGCTCGTATGAACGCGCGAGCCTTTTACGTGATATTCGGGCTTATTTTGGGCTTTTACGACGGATTTTTCGGGCCGGGAGCTGGCAGTTTTTGGACGTTTGCGATGGTTGCGCTCATCGGGCTAAATATGAAAAAAGCCGTCGCGCATACGAAAATACTAAATTTTACCAGCAATATCGTCTCTCTTGCCGTTTTTATCGCTGGCGGGCAAATACTTTGGGCGGTCGGGCTTTTGATGGGCGCGGGACAGGTTTTGGGCGCGTATTTCGGTTCAAATATGGTTATGAAAAAGGATGTTAAATTTGTTAGAGTCGTATTTTTAGCCGTCGTGGGCGCGACGATACTAAAGCTCGTTTACGATAGATTTTTCGCGTGA
- a CDS encoding superoxide dismutase family protein — MKKIVLASAALGCLLATSALAHEEKVFDPKAGKHLVITMEQLSEKGNTVVGEVVAIETNYGVALFPNLKGLEGGAHGFHVHQNADCGANEKGLGMKAGGHWDPSDTKKHSFAWDDNGHKGDLPALFVDAEGNAVYPVLAPKIKTLGELKGHSLMIHVGGDNHSDHPKPLGGGGARMVCGVIK, encoded by the coding sequence ATGAAAAAAATCGTTTTAGCTAGCGCGGCTCTAGGCTGCCTACTCGCTACTAGCGCTCTTGCGCACGAGGAAAAAGTCTTTGATCCAAAGGCAGGCAAGCACCTAGTCATCACTATGGAGCAACTAAGCGAAAAGGGCAACACTGTCGTTGGCGAGGTAGTAGCGATCGAGACTAACTACGGCGTGGCGCTATTCCCGAATCTTAAAGGCCTTGAGGGCGGCGCGCACGGATTTCACGTGCACCAAAACGCTGACTGCGGCGCGAATGAAAAAGGTCTAGGCATGAAAGCGGGCGGTCACTGGGATCCAAGCGACACCAAAAAACACTCGTTTGCATGGGACGACAACGGCCACAAGGGCGATTTGCCTGCGCTTTTCGTCGATGCCGAGGGTAATGCGGTTTATCCGGTGCTAGCTCCGAAAATCAAAACATTGGGCGAGCTAAAAGGCCACTCGCTAATGATCCACGTCGGCGGCGATAACCACAGCGACCATCCAAAGCCTCTTGGCGGCGGCGGCGCTAGAATGGTTTGCGGCGTCATAAAATAA
- a CDS encoding NAD(P)H-dependent glycerol-3-phosphate dehydrogenase — MKIAIIGAGKWGSALFHALSQKNDCVISSRRQLEGAHFVGLEEALKRDLLVVAIPSQSVSGWLKEYFKNFGQKILVASKGIETSSLRFLDEIYEQHVDAANLAFLSGPSFAKEIQNDLPCALVINSKNEALAREISGLFPQNIKAYASSDVIGAEIAGAYKNVIAIAGGICDGLGLGNSARASLISRGLVEMARFGEYFGAQQQTFLGLSGAGDLFLTASSVLSRNYRVGLGLAKNESLNKILNDLGEVAEGVDTSYAIEKIAAGKGIYTPIVNEVAAMLRGKDVQESLRDLLSKK, encoded by the coding sequence ATGAAAATAGCCATCATCGGAGCGGGAAAGTGGGGCAGCGCGCTTTTTCACGCGCTTTCGCAAAAAAATGACTGCGTCATCAGCTCGCGCAGGCAGCTTGAAGGCGCGCATTTTGTCGGCTTAGAGGAGGCGCTAAAGCGCGATCTGCTCGTCGTTGCCATACCTTCTCAGTCTGTTAGCGGCTGGCTAAAAGAGTATTTTAAAAACTTCGGGCAGAAAATTTTAGTCGCCTCAAAGGGCATCGAAACCTCGAGTCTGCGTTTTTTAGACGAGATTTACGAGCAGCACGTAGATGCGGCAAATTTGGCCTTTTTATCAGGACCGAGCTTTGCCAAAGAGATACAAAACGACCTTCCGTGCGCGCTCGTGATAAATTCCAAAAACGAAGCCCTTGCGCGCGAGATTTCAGGACTTTTCCCGCAAAATATCAAAGCCTACGCTAGCAGCGACGTTATCGGTGCCGAGATCGCGGGTGCATATAAAAACGTTATCGCTATCGCGGGCGGCATCTGCGACGGACTCGGGCTCGGCAACAGCGCTCGCGCTAGCCTCATCTCGCGCGGACTTGTCGAGATGGCGAGATTTGGCGAGTATTTCGGCGCGCAGCAGCAGACTTTTTTGGGTCTTAGCGGGGCGGGCGACCTCTTTCTAACGGCCTCATCGGTGCTCTCGCGCAACTACCGCGTGGGCTTGGGACTTGCTAAAAACGAGAGCCTTAACAAAATCCTAAACGATCTAGGCGAGGTCGCCGAGGGCGTGGACACCTCCTACGCGATAGAAAAGATCGCCGCCGGCAAGGGCATCTATACGCCGATAGTAAACGAGGTCGCGGCGATGCTGCGCGGTAAAGACGTGCAGGAAAGCCTGAGAGATCTACTAAGTAAAAAATAA
- a CDS encoding TIGR02757 family protein, which yields MDLKTLLDQNVISKNTHADLFAAADPLQVASKFKTPEISLICALFAYGNAKLIVNFLNSLDFSLLDKSEDEIISNLTQHKYRFQSCEDVRQIFITVSRLKKHGDIESAVRSGFERSGSMIEGVNELIKFIYSLNPYRSEGYEFFFGKPYEKAPQSPYKRYNMFLRWMIRDSDIDLGLFKNLPKSKLLMPLDVHTHRVSLNLGLISRKSYDFRAVRELTDKLCEFDPADPIKYDFALYRIGQSGELAQILSEIK from the coding sequence ATGGACTTAAAAACCCTTCTAGATCAAAACGTAATCTCTAAAAATACCCATGCGGATTTGTTTGCCGCCGCCGATCCGCTGCAGGTCGCGAGCAAATTTAAAACGCCCGAGATCTCGCTCATCTGCGCGCTTTTTGCCTACGGCAACGCAAAACTCATCGTAAATTTTCTAAATTCGCTCGACTTTTCGCTGTTAGATAAAAGCGAGGATGAAATCATTTCAAATTTGACGCAGCACAAATACCGCTTTCAAAGCTGCGAGGACGTGCGGCAGATTTTTATCACCGTTTCACGCCTAAAAAAGCACGGCGATATCGAAAGCGCGGTGAGATCGGGCTTTGAAAGAAGCGGCTCGATGATAGAGGGCGTAAACGAACTTATCAAATTTATCTACTCGCTAAACCCTTACCGCTCGGAGGGGTATGAGTTTTTCTTCGGCAAGCCGTACGAAAAAGCGCCACAAAGCCCGTATAAACGCTACAACATGTTCCTGCGCTGGATGATTCGAGATAGCGACATCGATCTTGGGCTCTTTAAAAACCTGCCAAAAAGCAAGCTCCTCATGCCTCTTGACGTGCACACGCACCGAGTTTCGCTAAATTTGGGTCTAATCTCTCGCAAAAGCTATGATTTTAGGGCCGTGCGCGAGCTAACGGACAAGCTTTGCGAATTTGACCCCGCCGATCCGATCAAGTACGACTTCGCGCTCTACCGCATCGGTCAAAGCGGCGAACTAGCGCAAATTTTAAGCGAGATAAAGTAA
- the flgN gene encoding flagellar export chaperone FlgN translates to MLKRYLDEAMGVLDELIAQTTEDIEKIKLADHTKVDDSVRRKNELVKRFESIKSLLDKELLRVSKENGGVNLSSILDDEVKSSLALMRSKLEELYSKNKEYAKYVVGVKEFFDSLLKNMFKSEPGNYDKEGLTPESLFKTRV, encoded by the coding sequence ATGCTTAAAAGATATTTGGATGAGGCGATGGGGGTGCTAGACGAACTCATCGCTCAAACTACGGAAGATATAGAAAAGATAAAACTAGCCGATCACACTAAGGTCGATGATAGCGTAAGGCGCAAAAACGAGCTGGTTAAAAGATTCGAATCTATAAAATCGCTGCTAGATAAAGAGCTTTTAAGAGTCTCAAAGGAAAACGGCGGGGTAAATTTAAGCTCTATCCTTGACGATGAGGTAAAATCATCTCTCGCGCTTATGCGCTCAAAGCTCGAAGAGCTCTACTCAAAAAACAAAGAATACGCAAAATACGTCGTCGGAGTGAAAGAATTTTTCGATAGCTTGCTAAAAAACATGTTTAAAAGCGAGCCCGGCAACTACGACAAAGAGGGCTTGACGCCTGAAAGTTTATTTAAAACGAGGGTTTAA
- a CDS encoding flagellar biosynthesis anti-sigma factor FlgM, whose amino-acid sequence MIGTLGAKLGMSPQQITRSNDVKKSENMEKTQGKEESKVAKIAEQIANGTYKLDMSKTAKAVADTLL is encoded by the coding sequence ATGATAGGAACTTTGGGAGCTAAACTGGGCATGAGCCCGCAGCAAATCACTCGCTCAAACGACGTAAAAAAGAGCGAAAACATGGAAAAAACACAAGGCAAAGAAGAAAGCAAGGTTGCAAAGATAGCCGAGCAGATCGCAAACGGAACATATAAACTAGATATGTCCAAGACTGCAAAAGCCGTTGCCGATACGCTTTTATAA
- a CDS encoding rod-binding protein, translating to MLNVDTSAALSSYNKFATSSIENRRTDKPQSEQDALLKEQTDAFEAFLVKSVLDIALKDENPLFGKDAGDEIYHSMYNDTMSKALSGNLGFSELLFNYLKERA from the coding sequence ATGTTAAACGTAGATACTTCGGCGGCTTTAAGCTCGTATAATAAATTTGCCACGAGCTCTATCGAAAATAGACGCACGGATAAGCCTCAAAGCGAGCAAGACGCACTTTTAAAAGAGCAAACCGACGCTTTTGAGGCGTTTTTGGTTAAAAGCGTGCTAGATATCGCGCTAAAGGATGAAAATCCGTTATTCGGCAAGGATGCCGGAGACGAGATCTATCACTCGATGTATAACGACACGATGAGTAAGGCTCTGAGCGGAAATTTAGGCTTTAGCGAACTTTTATTCAATTATTTGAAAGAAAGGGCTTAA
- the gatB gene encoding Asp-tRNA(Asn)/Glu-tRNA(Gln) amidotransferase subunit GatB: MFEVVIGLEVHTQLNTKTKIFCSCSTSFGDEANTHVCPTCLALPGSLPVLNKEAVRKAISFGAAVNATINKRSVFNRKNYFYPDLPKAYQISQFEIPIVEKGELFIDVNGEKKRIGITRAHLEEDAGKNIHESGQSLVDLNRAGTPLLEIVSEPDLRSSDEAVAYLKKLHSILRFLNISDANMQEGSFRCDANVSIRPKGDSKLYTRVEIKNLNSFRFIQKAIDYEVERQSAAWEDGKYDEEVYQETRLFDTVNLVTRSMRGKEDSAEYRYFPDPDLLPVEIPEEMYNEAIKIPELAEQKVARYERELGVKEDDALILTSSVETAKYFEELVEAKISPKLAVTWLIVELLGRLKNGATIETSPVNSSKMIDLLHRIEDGTISAKAAKEVLDYLMENEGSVDAVIEKLGLKQVSDDSAIIAIIDQILSANADKVAEYKSGKDKLFGFFVGQTMKEGKGAFNPAKVNVLLKAKLG, translated from the coding sequence ATGTTTGAAGTCGTTATCGGGCTTGAGGTTCACACTCAGCTTAATACAAAAACTAAAATTTTCTGCTCTTGCTCCACGAGCTTCGGCGATGAGGCAAATACGCACGTTTGTCCGACCTGCCTGGCGCTACCTGGATCTTTGCCGGTGCTAAACAAAGAAGCCGTGAGAAAGGCGATAAGCTTCGGTGCGGCGGTAAATGCGACTATAAATAAGCGCTCAGTTTTTAACCGTAAAAACTACTTTTATCCCGACCTTCCAAAAGCCTATCAAATTTCGCAGTTTGAGATACCGATAGTAGAAAAAGGCGAGCTTTTTATCGACGTAAACGGCGAGAAAAAACGCATCGGCATCACTCGCGCGCACCTTGAAGAGGACGCGGGTAAAAATATCCACGAGAGCGGACAGAGCCTAGTCGATCTAAACCGCGCAGGCACGCCGCTGCTTGAGATCGTGAGCGAGCCTGATCTGCGCAGCTCCGACGAGGCGGTTGCATACCTAAAAAAACTGCACTCGATTTTGCGATTTTTAAACATCAGCGACGCCAATATGCAAGAGGGAAGCTTTCGTTGCGACGCCAACGTCAGCATCCGCCCAAAAGGCGACAGCAAGCTTTATACGCGCGTCGAGATTAAAAATTTAAACTCGTTTAGATTTATCCAAAAAGCGATTGACTACGAGGTCGAGCGTCAAAGCGCAGCGTGGGAAGACGGTAAGTATGATGAGGAAGTTTATCAAGAAACGCGCCTTTTTGATACCGTAAATTTAGTCACGCGCTCGATGCGAGGCAAGGAAGATAGCGCCGAGTATAGATATTTCCCCGATCCCGACCTGCTACCAGTCGAGATCCCCGAGGAGATGTACAACGAAGCGATCAAGATCCCCGAGCTTGCCGAGCAAAAGGTCGCTAGATACGAGCGCGAGCTTGGCGTCAAAGAGGATGATGCGCTGATTTTAACGAGTAGCGTGGAGACGGCGAAGTATTTCGAGGAGCTCGTAGAGGCTAAAATATCGCCGAAACTTGCCGTGACGTGGCTCATCGTCGAGCTTTTGGGTCGCCTAAAAAACGGCGCTACGATCGAGACGTCACCCGTAAATTCGTCTAAGATGATAGATCTCTTACACCGCATCGAAGACGGCACGATAAGCGCCAAGGCAGCTAAAGAGGTGCTTGACTATCTCATGGAAAACGAGGGTAGCGTAGACGCCGTCATCGAAAAATTGGGATTAAAGCAGGTCAGCGACGACTCGGCCATCATAGCGATAATAGATCAAATTTTAAGCGCGAACGCCGATAAGGTCGCCGAGTATAAAAGCGGTAAGGACAAGCTTTTCGGATTTTTCGTCGGACAAACGATGAAAGAGGGTAAAGGCGCGTTTAATCCTGCAAAAGTAAATGTGCTTTTGAAGGCTAAGCTAGGGTAA
- a CDS encoding F0F1 ATP synthase subunit A, protein MQENLFLFTGWIASLFTDNEHVIHAVNYAGHLVLVAIIVLIVAKFATKNLQLVPRGTQNILEAYLEGVVSMGKDVLGSEALSRKYLPLVATIGLIVFVSNIIGIIPGFEAPTSSLNLTLTLALVVFVFYHYEGIRVNGVVKYFAHFMGPNKWLAPIMFIVEIVSHLSRVVSLSFRLFGNIKGDDLFLLVVLALASYAALPAFVLLTFMACLQTFIFMILTYVYLAGAILISHDEH, encoded by the coding sequence ATGCAAGAAAATTTGTTTTTGTTTACAGGTTGGATCGCTTCTTTGTTTACCGACAACGAGCACGTTATCCACGCGGTAAATTACGCGGGACATCTCGTTTTAGTCGCGATTATCGTGCTTATCGTGGCAAAATTTGCAACTAAAAATTTGCAACTCGTGCCTCGCGGAACGCAAAATATCCTCGAAGCGTATCTAGAGGGCGTCGTGTCAATGGGTAAGGACGTTCTAGGCAGCGAAGCGCTATCTAGAAAATATCTGCCGCTAGTCGCCACCATCGGTTTGATCGTATTCGTAAGTAACATAATAGGCATAATACCTGGATTTGAGGCTCCGACTTCGAGCTTAAATTTGACCCTTACTTTAGCGCTCGTGGTTTTTGTGTTTTATCACTACGAAGGTATCCGAGTTAACGGCGTCGTCAAGTATTTTGCGCACTTTATGGGACCGAATAAATGGCTAGCTCCGATAATGTTTATCGTCGAGATCGTTTCGCATCTGTCTCGTGTCGTATCGCTTTCTTTCCGACTTTTCGGTAACATCAAAGGCGATGATTTGTTCCTTTTGGTCGTGCTTGCCCTTGCGTCGTACGCTGCGCTTCCGGCATTTGTTTTGCTTACGTTTATGGCGTGCTTGCAGACATTTATCTTTATGATTCTTACTTACGTGTATCTTGCCGGCGCGATCTTGATCAGCCACGACGAGCACTAA
- a CDS encoding ornithine carbamoyltransferase — protein sequence MKISFECDCILLEESLRLFLRDFISPRKDCDFIVADKKIEAKKPVFVIAERSPHLKIPFSKEALISALEEFYSAIQFSEPVAPSRTTLPAFVIKEESAPHNGSNLELEVSNLIDKFKEELLAILRKAR from the coding sequence GTGAAAATTTCGTTTGAGTGCGACTGTATTTTGCTCGAGGAGTCGCTAAGGCTATTTTTGAGAGATTTTATCTCGCCTAGAAAAGATTGCGATTTTATCGTGGCGGACAAAAAGATAGAGGCCAAAAAGCCCGTTTTCGTGATCGCCGAGCGCTCGCCTCATCTAAAAATCCCTTTTAGTAAAGAGGCCCTTATCTCCGCGCTTGAGGAGTTTTACTCGGCGATCCAGTTTTCAGAACCCGTCGCGCCCTCTCGCACGACCTTGCCCGCATTTGTTATAAAAGAAGAATCCGCGCCGCATAACGGTTCAAATTTGGAGCTTGAGGTTTCAAATTTGATAGATAAATTTAAAGAAGAGCTACTCGCGATTCTAAGGAAAGCTCGTTGA
- a CDS encoding FlaG family protein — protein MEIFKVASQSMANVATSSHAQSSTQTREVERTQIQQDATQNLTEQNNETLNEKVKEATEKLNRQMEDLGTSIRFGYNDKIEAMYVNVMEMKTGDVIRKIPTEQAMKLSEYFREAVGVLFDKES, from the coding sequence ATGGAAATTTTCAAAGTAGCGAGCCAATCGATGGCAAACGTAGCTACAAGCTCGCACGCGCAAAGCTCTACGCAAACTAGAGAGGTCGAAAGGACGCAGATCCAGCAAGACGCAACCCAAAATTTAACCGAGCAAAATAACGAAACGCTAAATGAAAAAGTAAAAGAAGCCACCGAAAAGCTAAATAGACAGATGGAAGATCTAGGCACTAGCATACGCTTTGGCTATAACGACAAGATAGAGGCCATGTACGTAAACGTGATGGAGATGAAAACCGGCGACGTAATCCGCAAAATTCCGACCGAACAAGCTATGAAACTAAGCGAATATTTTAGAGAGGCGGTCGGAGTTTTATTTGACAAGGAGAGTTAA
- the rsmD gene encoding 16S rRNA (guanine(966)-N(2))-methyltransferase RsmD, with protein sequence MKNLYATISSGKFKGKKLLLPSLQTTRSTKSIVKGSFFDSFRYELAGKVFIEAFGGSALMAAEALSNGATKAYAVEIDKNAYKISLQNAKLIGDELEIVNGDTFDATPAIVARQNLPVILYLDPPFDIRDGFADVYEKCVNLARNLPKDKIYLIAFEHASHLNLPENIGAFTLLKSKKFGNTSLSYYS encoded by the coding sequence TTGAAAAATCTCTACGCGACTATATCAAGCGGCAAATTTAAAGGTAAAAAGCTGCTTTTGCCCTCGCTTCAAACAACAAGAAGCACCAAAAGCATCGTCAAGGGTTCGTTTTTTGATTCGTTTCGCTACGAGCTAGCGGGTAAGGTTTTTATCGAGGCTTTCGGCGGTAGCGCGCTCATGGCCGCAGAAGCGCTAAGTAACGGCGCGACAAAGGCCTACGCGGTAGAAATCGACAAAAACGCCTACAAAATCTCGCTACAAAACGCTAAGCTTATCGGCGACGAGCTGGAAATCGTAAACGGCGATACTTTTGACGCTACTCCCGCCATCGTCGCTAGGCAAAATTTGCCCGTTATCTTGTATCTTGATCCGCCTTTTGATATCAGGGACGGCTTTGCGGACGTTTATGAAAAGTGCGTAAATTTGGCGAGAAATTTGCCAAAAGACAAAATTTATCTGATCGCTTTCGAGCATGCCAGCCATCTAAATTTACCTGAAAACATCGGCGCGTTTACGCTTTTAAAATCTAAAAAATTCGGAAATACTTCGCTTAGCTACTATTCTTAA